One region of Wolbachia endosymbiont of Drosophila innubila genomic DNA includes:
- the lpdA gene encoding dihydrolipoyl dehydrogenase, giving the protein MTDYDLIVIGGGPGGYKCAIAAAKLGLKVACIDKNSIFGGTCLRVGCIPSKALLHSSYQYAHTKNDLSKLGIKIKDASFDLKEMLGYKDARVQELGKGIEYLFNLHKITKINGLASFDQGNLEVSVEGKVLKTKNIVIATGSDVISLPGINIDEKSIISSTGALSLTEVPKKLVVIGAGAIGLEMSSVWRRLGSEVTVVEFFDRIAAAMDGELSKSLLSSLQKQGIKFLLSTKVEEIKQSSNSLSVKVCSVKDNQTNTIEADKVLVAAGRKPCTENLGIDEKIEKDNRGFVQVNNRYETNVKGIFAIGDVIGGAMLAHKAEEEGVAVAEIIAGQSPHVDYGIIPSVIYTHPAVSSIGKTEEELKNAGRKYKVGKCQFAANGRAKITDDAEGFVKVLTCSRADTILGVHIIGAYADTLINEAAVAMAYSAAAEDIYRICHSHPDINEAFRDACIDAFFKK; this is encoded by the coding sequence ATGACTGATTATGATTTAATTGTTATAGGTGGTGGCCCAGGAGGCTATAAGTGTGCTATCGCTGCTGCAAAACTTGGATTGAAAGTTGCCTGCATAGATAAAAATAGCATTTTTGGTGGTACATGCTTGCGAGTTGGATGCATACCTTCCAAAGCACTACTTCATTCTTCCTATCAGTATGCTCACACGAAAAATGATCTGTCGAAGCTTGGCATAAAAATTAAGGATGCAAGTTTCGATTTAAAAGAAATGCTAGGCTATAAGGACGCCAGAGTTCAGGAACTTGGAAAAGGTATAGAATATCTGTTTAACCTTCACAAAATCACTAAAATCAATGGGCTTGCTTCTTTTGACCAAGGTAATCTTGAAGTTTCAGTTGAAGGTAAGGTGCTGAAGACAAAAAATATAGTAATTGCAACCGGTTCTGACGTTATTTCTTTGCCAGGAATTAATATCGATGAGAAAAGTATTATTTCATCAACTGGTGCATTATCTTTAACTGAAGTACCAAAAAAACTTGTCGTAATCGGAGCCGGGGCAATAGGGCTTGAAATGTCTTCTGTATGGAGGAGGCTAGGGTCTGAAGTCACTGTAGTAGAATTTTTTGACAGAATCGCTGCAGCAATGGATGGAGAATTAAGTAAGTCTCTACTTTCTAGTCTACAAAAACAAGGAATAAAATTTTTACTTAGCACTAAAGTTGAGGAGATAAAACAAAGTAGTAATTCTTTGAGTGTGAAAGTTTGCTCTGTAAAAGATAATCAAACAAACACTATAGAGGCGGATAAGGTATTGGTGGCAGCAGGACGCAAACCATGCACTGAGAATCTTGGTATTGATGAAAAAATAGAAAAAGATAATCGCGGTTTCGTTCAAGTTAACAACAGATATGAAACTAATGTGAAAGGAATATTTGCTATTGGTGATGTGATCGGTGGAGCAATGCTTGCTCATAAAGCAGAGGAAGAAGGAGTGGCAGTTGCAGAGATAATAGCAGGACAGTCACCTCACGTTGATTATGGAATCATACCATCTGTCATTTACACTCACCCTGCGGTTTCTTCGATTGGTAAAACCGAAGAGGAACTCAAAAATGCTGGCCGTAAGTACAAAGTTGGTAAATGTCAATTTGCTGCAAACGGCAGAGCAAAAATCACTGATGATGCTGAAGGATTCGTGAAAGTGCTGACTTGTAGCAGAGCAGATACAATACTAGGTGTGCATATCATAGGAGCATACGCTGATACGCTAATCAACGAAGCAGCAGTTGCAATGGCATATAGCGCAGCAGCAGAGGATATATACAGAATTTGTCACTCTCATCCTGATATAAATGAAGCCTTTCGAGATGCGTGCATCGATGCTTTCTTTAAAAAATAA
- the era gene encoding GTPase Era, translating into MKEQRCLFVTIAGLPNAGKSTLINSIIGKKIAIVTPKVQTTRTQIRGVATCNNTQIVFTDSPGIFSAETKLEKALVKSAWSAVKDSDITLLLVDVSNYLKNIERIKTIFMRLQRTKGRCILVINKTDLVKRPELKMAHEHLNLLYKFEKVFMISALKNDGLSDLMNYLSEVASVSPWFYEEDQITDSSTNFLSAEITREKLFLNLREELPYSTAVITEQFEEKKDKSLVIKQIIFVLKDSHKKIVLGKDGSNIKKINIEARAELEKLFECKVHLFLFVKVRPWIDRPEEYIGNA; encoded by the coding sequence GTGAAAGAACAAAGATGCTTATTTGTAACCATAGCTGGCTTACCAAATGCTGGGAAGTCTACATTAATTAACAGCATCATAGGCAAGAAAATTGCAATTGTCACCCCTAAAGTGCAAACAACAAGGACGCAAATAAGGGGTGTTGCAACATGCAACAACACACAAATTGTCTTTACTGACTCCCCAGGAATTTTCTCAGCAGAAACAAAACTTGAAAAAGCTTTAGTCAAATCTGCATGGTCGGCAGTTAAGGATAGTGACATCACTTTGTTGCTTGTTGATGTAAGCAATTATTTGAAAAATATAGAAAGAATTAAGACTATATTTATGCGGCTGCAGCGCACAAAAGGCAGATGCATTTTGGTTATCAATAAAACTGATTTGGTAAAAAGGCCTGAATTAAAGATGGCGCATGAGCATCTGAATTTGCTTTATAAATTTGAAAAGGTTTTTATGATATCAGCATTAAAGAATGATGGACTTTCTGATTTGATGAATTACTTGTCTGAAGTTGCATCGGTGAGCCCCTGGTTTTATGAAGAAGATCAAATAACCGATTCCTCGACAAATTTTTTATCAGCAGAAATTACGAGAGAAAAATTATTCTTGAACTTGCGTGAAGAATTGCCATACTCTACAGCTGTTATAACTGAACAATTTGAGGAAAAAAAAGATAAGAGTTTAGTCATCAAACAGATCATATTTGTGTTGAAAGATAGTCATAAAAAAATAGTACTAGGAAAAGATGGCAGTAATATTAAAAAAATTAATATCGAAGCGCGTGCTGAACTAGAAAAATTATTTGAGTGCAAGGTACACCTCTTTTTATTTGTGAAAGTGCGACCTTGGATCGACCGTCCGGAGGAGTATATAGGCAATGCTTAA
- the cydB gene encoding cytochrome d ubiquinol oxidase subunit II: MFDFSSLINLPLIWGLLIAIAVLLYILMDGFDLGIGILLPFAPSDKCRDHMISSIAPFWDGNETWLVLGGGGLFAAFPLAYSILMPAFYIPIIIMLLGLIVRGVSFEFRFKAEGKYRRLWDYAFHFGSLGAAFCQGMILGAFIHGVEVNGRNFSGGQFDWASAFSVMTGIAVIFGYALLGSTWLIMKTENITQEWARKVASYTLGFVGIFMGLVSVVTPFLNERIKNFWFSMPNFYYLFSIPLLTSWLFFMLWFDLQNTKREYRPFFLSIAIFFMGYLGLGISIYPWIIPFQYTILDAAASGPSLSLMLIVIIPLLPIILTYTGYCYYVFRGKSNYEHTY, encoded by the coding sequence ATGTTTGATTTTTCTTCCTTAATTAATTTACCCCTAATCTGGGGATTACTAATTGCCATAGCTGTTTTACTGTATATTTTAATGGATGGGTTTGATTTAGGTATTGGTATTTTACTTCCTTTTGCACCGTCAGATAAATGCCGTGATCACATGATAAGCTCAATTGCACCATTTTGGGATGGAAACGAAACATGGTTGGTATTGGGTGGTGGAGGGTTGTTTGCTGCTTTTCCTCTTGCATATTCAATATTAATGCCTGCTTTTTATATTCCAATCATTATTATGCTGCTTGGCCTTATAGTGCGCGGAGTATCCTTTGAGTTTCGTTTTAAGGCAGAAGGAAAATACAGGCGATTATGGGATTATGCCTTTCATTTTGGGTCACTTGGTGCTGCATTTTGCCAAGGCATGATTTTAGGTGCATTTATACATGGTGTAGAAGTAAACGGACGCAACTTTTCTGGTGGCCAATTTGATTGGGCAAGTGCTTTTAGTGTAATGACAGGCATTGCTGTGATATTTGGATATGCACTTTTAGGTTCTACATGGCTCATAATGAAGACAGAAAATATAACACAAGAATGGGCACGCAAGGTTGCTTCTTATACGCTTGGTTTTGTAGGTATTTTCATGGGACTAGTGAGTGTAGTGACACCATTTTTAAATGAACGTATTAAAAACTTTTGGTTTAGCATGCCAAATTTTTATTATTTATTTTCTATTCCATTACTCACATCTTGGCTATTTTTCATGCTGTGGTTTGATCTTCAGAATACTAAACGGGAGTACCGTCCATTCTTTCTCAGTATTGCTATTTTTTTTATGGGATATTTAGGTTTAGGAATTAGTATCTACCCATGGATTATACCTTTTCAATATACCATTCTGGATGCAGCTGCTTCTGGGCCAAGTTTATCTTTAATGCTCATTGTTATAATACCGCTTTTACCAATCATTTTAACTTACACTGGTTATTGCTATTATGTCTTTCGTGGAAAATCAAATTATGAACACACATATTAA
- a CDS encoding DUF2163 domain-containing protein, which yields MQTTLKNHLAGELLTTATCWKLKLAGGEVMGFTDYDEDLNIDNILYKSSSGFTASSIILNSDLKTDNLEIEGILNSADIKEEDVLSGKYDFANIEIFLVNYKDLTQGTMNLHSGIFGKVTLSSGRFIVEIRGLSAKLERSIAELYSPACRAQFCDDKCKADTKKFSKISTITKVIDERRFEDTNLTESDEYYKHGVVKFFGSIAFEGVVKEYKNKVVTLFTSPPYQIFAGDKYSILAGCDKTFPTCRSKFNNTVNFRGEPYIPGFYIV from the coding sequence ATGCAAACCACACTAAAAAATCATTTAGCTGGAGAATTACTTACCACCGCTACGTGCTGGAAATTAAAGCTCGCAGGTGGAGAAGTAATGGGATTCACTGACTATGATGAAGATTTAAATATTGATAATATACTCTATAAATCTTCAAGTGGATTTACAGCCAGTAGTATAATATTAAACAGCGATTTGAAAACTGATAATCTAGAAATTGAAGGGATATTAAATAGTGCTGATATTAAAGAAGAAGATGTTTTATCAGGAAAGTACGACTTTGCAAACATTGAAATATTTCTTGTGAATTATAAAGACTTGACCCAGGGAACAATGAATCTACATTCAGGAATTTTTGGTAAAGTGACATTAAGTAGTGGAAGATTTATTGTTGAAATTAGAGGGCTTTCAGCAAAGCTTGAGAGAAGCATAGCAGAATTATACTCTCCTGCATGCAGAGCACAATTTTGCGATGATAAATGTAAAGCCGATACTAAAAAATTTAGTAAAATAAGTACAATCACTAAAGTAATAGACGAAAGAAGATTTGAAGACACGAATTTAACTGAGAGTGATGAATATTATAAGCACGGAGTAGTAAAATTCTTTGGCTCAATAGCGTTTGAAGGTGTAGTAAAAGAATATAAAAATAAAGTAGTTACGTTGTTTACTTCGCCTCCATACCAAATTTTTGCTGGAGATAAATATTCAATACTCGCAGGTTGCGATAAAACATTTCCAACTTGCAGAAGCAAGTTTAACAATACTGTGAATTTTCGTGGTGAACCCTATATACCAGGTTTTTATATTGTTTAG
- a CDS encoding 3'-5' exonuclease, protein MLNSLLVFDIETIPDVNSCKNLLNISDDSSVEEKRDALTKYHLEITNGQNSFLRQPFHLVVVISFLLCNISYQSGYEVFTLQEIRSGGTLNSSEKELVKGFFNYISEKKPRLVSFNGRTFDIPVLKYRAMVHGIQAEYFHKAGDKWNSYNQRYSSDWHCDLLESLSDFGASARVKMNEVCAAFNLPGKVGVDGSQVMDLYDSGKIQEIRDYCETDVINTYLIYLRFMHHQGRITTESYNKSVEELLLECEKKEYLKKFKEEWQITCGGNFTSIE, encoded by the coding sequence ATGCTTAATTCTTTATTGGTATTTGATATTGAAACTATACCAGATGTAAATTCCTGCAAAAATTTACTCAATATTAGTGATGATAGTAGTGTAGAAGAGAAGAGGGATGCATTAACAAAATATCATCTTGAAATAACAAACGGGCAAAACTCTTTTCTGCGTCAGCCTTTTCACCTTGTTGTAGTTATTAGTTTTTTACTTTGCAATATAAGCTACCAGAGTGGTTATGAGGTGTTCACACTGCAAGAAATAAGATCTGGAGGCACACTAAATTCCAGTGAAAAGGAGCTAGTGAAAGGATTTTTTAACTACATATCAGAGAAAAAGCCAAGATTAGTTTCGTTCAACGGACGCACTTTTGATATACCAGTGCTGAAGTATCGTGCTATGGTCCATGGCATTCAAGCAGAATATTTTCATAAAGCTGGCGATAAGTGGAATAGTTACAATCAGAGATATAGCAGTGATTGGCATTGTGATTTGCTTGAATCCCTCTCTGATTTTGGAGCTTCTGCGAGAGTAAAAATGAACGAAGTTTGTGCAGCATTTAATCTTCCTGGTAAGGTTGGAGTTGATGGGTCACAAGTTATGGACTTATACGATAGCGGCAAGATACAAGAGATTCGAGATTATTGTGAAACAGATGTAATTAACACTTATTTGATTTACTTAAGGTTCATGCATCATCAGGGAAGGATTACTACTGAAAGCTACAACAAAAGTGTGGAAGAGCTACTTTTAGAGTGCGAAAAAAAAGAATACCTAAAGAAATTTAAAGAAGAATGGCAAATAACTTGTGGTGGAAATTTTACTTCCATAGAATAA
- a CDS encoding PQQ-binding-like beta-propeller repeat protein — MKVIIVMIMLLCSSYTMASERISLVDKKLSQGYVAPVLTEDSVILSDKHGALYSFDIDNSKAMNWKLHLSHRKKISNMSLLRHRGNVFFIVDNVLHTIDAKTGEIQWEKELRAPVRGKAAVINNKLVVLTIDNYLYVFDIKDGSFVWTYQNGINEVRGLYSISPAISNDKIIAPFSNGELIAFNEDGKKLWSQKLATNLLDTQLTDVTTTPRVLGDTLIATNNSYIYSIDVKSGNILWSKSLQVKSVSDIESYYSPLIPAEKQKEGGRIFIVTKDDKIIGLDIKNGETVWASDLIENTQLFAPIMHAHTLWVTSNKGSMFAFPGSESAGKVVKVPGNVFHTPVFTRNKIYVTTEGKGVYSLENRFVFYD; from the coding sequence ATGAAAGTAATAATTGTCATGATAATGTTATTGTGTAGCAGTTACACAATGGCAAGCGAGAGAATAAGTCTAGTGGATAAAAAACTATCTCAAGGATATGTAGCTCCAGTGCTTACAGAAGATAGCGTTATTTTATCAGACAAGCACGGCGCTTTATATTCCTTTGATATTGATAACTCAAAGGCTATGAATTGGAAATTACACCTCTCACACAGAAAAAAAATTAGTAACATGAGCCTATTGCGTCACAGAGGAAACGTTTTCTTTATAGTGGATAACGTTCTACACACAATAGATGCAAAAACCGGCGAGATTCAGTGGGAAAAAGAATTGAGAGCTCCAGTAAGAGGGAAAGCAGCAGTAATAAACAATAAATTGGTAGTATTGACTATTGATAATTATCTGTACGTGTTTGATATAAAAGATGGCAGCTTCGTTTGGACTTATCAAAACGGCATCAATGAGGTTCGAGGTTTGTATTCCATATCGCCAGCAATTTCTAATGATAAAATAATAGCACCATTTTCAAATGGTGAGTTAATAGCTTTTAATGAAGACGGTAAAAAATTGTGGAGCCAAAAATTGGCTACAAACCTTTTGGATACACAGCTCACAGATGTAACTACTACACCGAGAGTGCTTGGCGATACTTTAATAGCTACAAATAATTCTTATATTTATAGCATTGACGTGAAATCAGGAAATATTTTATGGTCAAAGTCACTGCAAGTAAAAAGTGTATCAGACATTGAGTCATATTATAGTCCTCTTATTCCTGCAGAGAAACAAAAAGAAGGCGGAAGAATTTTTATAGTTACTAAAGACGATAAAATAATTGGCCTGGATATAAAAAATGGAGAAACAGTCTGGGCATCTGATTTAATAGAAAATACGCAATTGTTTGCTCCAATTATGCATGCCCATACACTGTGGGTGACAAGCAATAAAGGTTCAATGTTTGCTTTTCCGGGATCTGAAAGTGCAGGAAAGGTAGTCAAAGTACCTGGTAATGTGTTTCACACTCCAGTGTTTACTCGCAATAAGATATATGTAACAACTGAGGGAAAAGGTGTTTATTCTTTAGAAAATAGGTTTGTTTTTTATGACTGA
- a CDS encoding tyrosine recombinase XerC, translating into MDLGSIIEKWYEWLRCNRSYSPNTLESYMRDLKDLISFLNTHIGGEVNVGTLEKLSVPELRSWLTSRYARGVNARSNTRALSVIRNFFKYIKNNHNIDNEAVFSLSRPIQRRTLPKALSIPDIKTLLKEMKLSDLGESWVVKREIAIIVLLYSTGLRISEALNLRVSDISNESLIVTGKGDKQRQVFILPVVKKCIQEYVKACPYLGTNNETQYLFLGVRGKKLGRTYVANRLQKIRRMLNLPEILSPHAFRHSFATHLLQEDIDIRSIQQLLGHSSLETTQIYTHLNYQDVFNMYKNFQQGLEKKSKL; encoded by the coding sequence GTGGACCTCGGTTCAATCATTGAAAAATGGTATGAGTGGCTGAGGTGCAACAGATCTTATTCACCAAACACTTTAGAGTCATACATGAGGGACTTGAAGGATCTTATAAGTTTCCTAAATACTCACATTGGTGGAGAAGTAAATGTCGGCACTTTGGAAAAATTGAGCGTACCTGAGTTAAGAAGTTGGCTTACCTCTCGTTACGCAAGAGGTGTAAACGCAAGATCCAACACTCGAGCACTCTCAGTAATCAGAAATTTCTTCAAGTACATAAAAAATAACCACAATATAGACAATGAAGCTGTATTTTCCTTATCAAGGCCAATTCAGAGAAGAACTTTGCCCAAAGCATTATCAATACCTGATATAAAAACTTTATTGAAAGAAATGAAACTATCCGATCTGGGCGAATCTTGGGTGGTAAAAAGAGAAATTGCGATTATCGTCCTGCTATATAGTACAGGCTTAAGAATCAGCGAAGCGTTGAACCTTAGGGTTAGTGATATTAGCAATGAAAGTTTAATAGTAACAGGTAAGGGAGATAAACAAAGGCAGGTATTCATTCTTCCGGTAGTAAAAAAGTGTATACAAGAATATGTAAAAGCCTGTCCTTATCTTGGCACTAATAATGAAACACAATATCTTTTTTTGGGAGTAAGAGGAAAAAAATTGGGAAGAACTTATGTGGCCAATCGTTTGCAAAAAATAAGGAGAATGTTAAATTTACCAGAAATTTTATCTCCACATGCATTTCGCCATAGTTTTGCTACTCATTTGCTTCAGGAAGATATTGACATAAGATCAATACAACAACTGCTTGGTCACTCAAGCCTGGAAACTACTCAAATTTACACTCACCTCAATTATCAAGATGTTTTTAACATGTACAAAAATTTTCAGCAGGGCCTGGAGAAGAAATCAAAACTTTAA
- a CDS encoding porin gives MKKSMYTRTALVSLLTLCSFSSFAADFPDESMKEIKKQESTKTSGKVEVMKTSNKKLKEKMDRICNADPRKKAEELKKKEELRLAAEQKKKEEIRLANEKKAKLIEDSKAKALNAKNSNIEKGKVSKTKRSKTKNAKVEAKDVKKDIKVVNKNTEEKGKASPVVSVGGVDIIDTNQGQSNLRITFGGVVDAQGYGKAGPSGADYKRYNVMPNRSTEYYNATSDITRGANPIFYKGIGNIGDYSNDMGMIADAILHLRAENKNEDLGLLYGADVQFHVPVTEGKGASQGVYAAKGRSAHVFVNSKYGDVKLGYQFGPEALMRLDATRIATVDGAADSDWFRKVNLEGSAASFPFYVTPRLYTESFSSESEKFSFRMAGKYNKGVMTTLPFRVAYYSPNYMGARFGISYSPRYDSGLFTVKETVSEDKGDKIEHKETIKHVGPDYEHIVSAGASYEYDFDKHNIKVKTSAVGEYGFPKQPSKDKHLYKEFVEYNDLMGVNFGVSADYKINEDQGVKFAASFAYLGKSGQPKGIKKLIGNTYTEIDSKDDTDGKRVEGLKAQFGKDSIDTMYWTVGAGYQHENIYTSLTYFGSRMNDKDMLHDGALGVQYDLSPACSKSKFVPYAALHYFMTNETGKLKDESDADVPSNQGILLLTGVKFSF, from the coding sequence ATGAAAAAGTCTATGTATACTAGAACTGCTCTAGTTTCTTTATTAACTTTATGTTCTTTCAGCAGTTTTGCAGCTGACTTTCCTGATGAGAGTATGAAGGAAATAAAAAAGCAAGAGAGCACAAAAACTTCTGGAAAAGTGGAAGTTATGAAAACATCAAATAAAAAACTGAAAGAAAAGATGGACAGAATATGTAATGCTGATCCAAGAAAAAAAGCTGAAGAGCTTAAGAAAAAAGAGGAGCTAAGATTAGCAGCCGAGCAGAAGAAAAAAGAGGAGATCAGGCTAGCAAATGAGAAAAAAGCAAAGCTTATAGAGGATTCAAAAGCGAAAGCTCTAAACGCTAAGAATTCTAATATAGAAAAAGGTAAAGTTTCAAAAACTAAGCGTTCTAAAACTAAGAATGCTAAAGTTGAAGCTAAAGATGTAAAGAAGGATATAAAAGTTGTTAACAAAAATACAGAGGAAAAAGGTAAGGCAAGTCCTGTTGTTTCAGTTGGTGGAGTTGATATTATCGATACCAATCAAGGGCAAAGTAATTTAAGAATAACTTTTGGTGGTGTTGTTGATGCTCAAGGTTATGGCAAAGCTGGACCAAGTGGCGCAGATTATAAACGTTATAACGTTATGCCAAACAGATCTACAGAGTATTATAATGCCACTTCAGATATAACAAGAGGAGCAAATCCAATATTCTATAAAGGAATAGGAAATATTGGTGATTACAGCAACGATATGGGTATGATTGCTGATGCAATATTGCACCTCAGAGCAGAAAATAAGAATGAAGATTTAGGTCTTCTTTATGGTGCTGACGTGCAGTTTCATGTTCCAGTGACCGAAGGTAAGGGAGCTTCACAGGGTGTTTATGCTGCAAAAGGCAGAAGTGCGCATGTGTTTGTTAACTCAAAATATGGTGACGTGAAGCTTGGTTACCAATTTGGTCCTGAGGCTCTGATGAGGCTTGATGCAACAAGAATTGCGACTGTTGACGGAGCTGCAGATAGTGACTGGTTCAGAAAAGTGAACTTAGAAGGAAGCGCTGCTAGCTTTCCATTTTATGTAACACCACGTCTTTACACTGAAAGTTTTTCGAGTGAAAGTGAAAAATTCTCTTTCCGCATGGCAGGGAAATATAACAAAGGCGTTATGACTACACTGCCATTTAGAGTTGCTTACTACTCACCAAATTATATGGGCGCAAGATTTGGTATCAGCTACTCACCTCGTTATGATAGTGGTTTGTTTACTGTAAAAGAAACAGTTTCAGAAGATAAAGGCGATAAGATAGAACATAAGGAAACGATAAAGCATGTCGGCCCAGACTATGAGCACATAGTAAGTGCTGGTGCATCATATGAATATGACTTTGATAAACATAACATAAAAGTTAAAACTTCTGCAGTTGGTGAATATGGCTTTCCAAAGCAACCAAGTAAAGATAAGCATCTTTATAAGGAATTTGTGGAGTATAATGACCTGATGGGTGTTAATTTTGGTGTAAGCGCTGATTATAAGATTAATGAAGATCAAGGCGTAAAGTTTGCTGCCTCTTTTGCATACTTGGGCAAATCTGGTCAACCGAAGGGTATTAAAAAATTAATTGGTAATACCTACACGGAAATTGATAGTAAAGATGATACTGATGGCAAAAGAGTGGAAGGGCTGAAAGCTCAATTTGGTAAAGATAGTATAGATACCATGTATTGGACTGTAGGAGCTGGGTATCAACATGAGAATATCTACACAAGTTTGACGTATTTTGGCAGCAGAATGAATGACAAAGATATGCTTCATGATGGTGCACTTGGCGTTCAATATGATCTGTCTCCTGCATGCAGTAAGAGCAAATTTGTTCCTTACGCAGCTCTCCATTATTTTATGACTAACGAAACAGGTAAGCTGAAAGATGAGTCTGATGCTGATGTACCTTCTAACCAAGGAATTCTCCTTCTTACTGGTGTGAAGTTTTCTTTCTAA